A section of the Anabaena cylindrica PCC 7122 genome encodes:
- a CDS encoding sensor histidine kinase: MPNFQSSFRRILVTKILLLFVPVLLIGEMAALNKARSSLLNTARQNLTESAIHKGEKITDAIAALKTNLLSASQTRVIQSGSSTPAQKFLTQLAQQLPTQIDCIQLKHIQRAEIIASSCGDKTIEQLPLSFNNDEVKITAILPPKPGTTGKRNHQNQLQLVLSVPVYNKRGNLAYALILQTTLHQQIENKTGSLIGSLVVIAEDGTILAHPSLERVGTNIKNYSDAEELQSLVKNAIKGNNDSIKLNLQKNKESIAGYTAIPNPLTQQQQQKWIILAVASVQDALYGLEEIKLILIVLTVGLIGTTLLASFYLAPYLAGPVEELRDYALNIHSHHAAQPIPRNFKIREFNQLAQALDQMVERLKAWAEELEIAWKEAKSANQVKSQFLATTSHELRNPLHIIINCVRLVRDDLCDSREEELEFLKRADDTAIHLLGIINDLLDISKIEAGKLSVVTAPLELRQLLLEVINLQSLNVQQKGLQLKCELGNELLPVKADKGKLKQVLINIIGNATKFTDQGSIIISTDIQQINGSFYVIVSVKDTGIGIDPEQQHKLFRPFVMVGGTSARKFEGTGLGLAISRNLIELMGGKITLESLGSLQGTTVQIILPLIDISLLPNSDKKGDLGNNELKGNSYSNLQEDQSVNIYSSSKGEMNTTPDIQHIAIK, from the coding sequence ATGCCTAATTTTCAATCATCCTTCCGGCGGATTTTAGTAACCAAAATATTGCTGCTATTTGTCCCAGTTTTATTAATCGGGGAGATGGCTGCACTGAATAAAGCACGTTCTAGCCTCTTGAATACTGCTCGGCAAAACTTAACAGAAAGTGCTATCCATAAAGGGGAAAAAATTACTGATGCGATCGCAGCACTAAAAACTAATTTACTGAGTGCTAGTCAAACAAGAGTGATTCAGTCTGGTTCATCAACTCCAGCCCAAAAATTTCTCACACAGTTAGCGCAACAATTACCAACCCAAATTGATTGTATTCAACTCAAGCATATCCAAAGAGCCGAAATTATTGCTAGTAGTTGTGGTGATAAAACCATTGAGCAATTGCCATTATCTTTTAATAACGATGAAGTTAAAATCACAGCTATTTTACCACCAAAACCAGGCACAACTGGTAAACGAAATCACCAAAATCAACTGCAATTAGTTTTATCAGTTCCAGTTTATAATAAACGAGGAAATTTAGCTTACGCCTTAATTCTTCAGACTACATTACACCAACAAATTGAAAATAAAACAGGCTCTTTGATAGGTTCTTTAGTAGTCATTGCTGAAGACGGTACTATTTTAGCACACCCATCTTTAGAAAGAGTGGGAACTAATATTAAAAATTACTCAGATGCTGAAGAACTACAAAGTTTAGTGAAAAATGCTATTAAGGGAAATAATGATTCAATCAAGCTGAATTTACAAAAAAATAAGGAATCAATTGCCGGTTATACAGCGATTCCTAATCCCCTAACACAACAGCAGCAACAAAAATGGATTATTTTAGCTGTTGCTAGTGTCCAAGATGCATTGTATGGATTAGAAGAAATTAAACTTATCCTTATTGTCTTAACAGTTGGTTTAATTGGCACTACTTTATTGGCATCTTTTTATTTAGCTCCCTATTTAGCTGGGCCTGTAGAAGAACTTAGAGACTATGCTTTAAATATTCACAGTCACCACGCTGCCCAACCAATTCCCCGTAACTTTAAAATCCGGGAGTTTAATCAACTGGCTCAAGCGTTAGATCAAATGGTTGAAAGACTCAAAGCTTGGGCAGAAGAATTAGAAATAGCCTGGAAAGAAGCCAAATCAGCCAACCAAGTTAAAAGTCAATTTTTAGCGACAACTTCCCATGAATTAAGAAACCCATTGCATATTATTATTAACTGTGTTCGCTTAGTTAGAGATGATTTGTGTGATAGTCGTGAAGAAGAATTAGAATTTCTCAAACGAGCTGATGATACGGCAATTCATTTGTTAGGTATTATTAATGACTTACTCGATATTTCTAAAATTGAAGCAGGTAAACTTTCAGTTGTGACAGCACCTCTGGAATTGCGGCAATTATTACTAGAGGTGATTAATTTACAATCACTTAATGTGCAGCAAAAGGGATTACAATTAAAATGTGAGCTAGGTAATGAACTGTTACCAGTGAAGGCAGATAAAGGAAAACTCAAACAAGTTCTCATTAATATTATTGGTAATGCTACTAAATTCACAGACCAGGGTAGCATCATAATTAGTACTGATATTCAGCAGATTAATGGCAGCTTTTATGTGATAGTTTCAGTGAAAGATACAGGTATAGGTATTGATCCTGAACAGCAGCATAAACTATTCCGTCCCTTTGTAATGGTAGGTGGCACAAGCGCACGGAAGTTTGAAGGTACTGGATTAGGATTGGCGATTTCTCGGAATTTAATCGAATTGATGGGAGGAAAAATTACTTTGGAAAGTTTGGGTTCTCTCCAAGGTACAACTGTGCAAATTATCTTACCTTTAATTGATATATCTCTATTACCGAACTCCGATAAAAAGGGAGATTTAGGTAATAATGAACTGAAAGGAAACAGTTATTCTAACTTGCAGGAAGATCAATCTGTAAATATTTATTCTTCTTCAAAGGGAGAGATGAATACAACGCCAGATATACAACATATAGCTATTAAATAA